The Chryseobacterium oranimense genome contains the following window.
AGCATGCTGAACAGAGCTATTGAAGATGAACTGGTTCCTTATTCTTTAAAAAATAATTCGGGAATTATTGTTTACAGCCCGATGGAAAGAGGTCTTTTGACCGGAAAATATTTTAAAGAAGATAAATTAAAGGATAATGATCACAGAAACGGTTATTTTTCACAGTTTGATTTAAATAAAGTGAAGACTTTCCTGGAAAAAATAGAACCTGTTGCGAAGGAAAAAAATGCCTCTCTTTCCCAGCTGGTATTACGCTGGACGAGCATGCAACCGGCAATTACCGTTGTATTGGCAGGAGCCAGAAATGCCCGGCAGGCTATAGAAAATGCCCAGGCTATGGCCATTGAACTTTCTCAGGACGAGCTGAGTTTCATCAATACAGCATTGAGCGAGATATAATATAAAGCCGGAAGAGGAATCATGAAGACGGAAGGCTGATTCATAAAAATAAAATAGCCTTCAGTTTGAAGGCTATTTCTTTTATGAATATTAAAATATCAATTACTTAATAACTATTTTCTTCGAAACAGTATTCCCTTCTGCATTTATTTTTACAAGATAAACTCCTGACTGTATTCCGCTGCCATTCACTTTATTGATCCCTTTTTCCAATTTCTCAGCCGGCTTGATCAGCTTGCCTGAAAGATCATAAATTTCATAATCTGCATCACCTTTAATATTGGATTCAATAGTAAATTGTCCGTTGGTAGCCGGATTAGGATAAACTTTAATATTTTGAAGTTCGGATTTAGAAGTTTCATTAACGGCTAGCAATTTGGCACAACTACCAATTCCTACAGCACACCATGCATTTTCTACCTGCTGCAATTCGTTGGAATTTGCCCCATAAAGATCAATAGCTGCCTGCTTGGATTGATCGTAAGCGTTAATATAACCGCTGTTCGCTGTAAGATAAGTAGTCAAAGTCCTGAATGCAATTTTTTCCGCTTTCTGAATGGTAAGCCCTGTCACATTGAACGCAGTCCCATTATCATTAGTCCCTGAACCACCCTGGGAAAGCAGATAAAACCAATAGTTTCCTACTCCACTGTTTTTGTGCACGCCTCCATGATCGTTGGTCTGGTTATACGGAGGTGCCGTACTTGCCCAGTTAGTCCCTTGATAAGTATCAGGCTGCTGCCCGCCAATCTGGTTGGAGCCGGCATTAGGATTGGCCATATTTCTGAAATAATTAGCTCCTAAACCGGGATTTGGAATTCCTTCTGCAATAGTCCAGTTTGGATTTACATTGGAATAGAATTCTATAGCTGTACCGAACATATCCGCAAAAGATTCATTCAGAGCTCCGGATTCGGCCTGATAGGCAAGGTTAGCTGTCCTGCTGACCATTAAGTGTGAATACTCATGTCCCGCCACATCTATTCCTACAATAGGACCAAAATATCCTGCCTGTCCCTGATATAAACCACTGCCATACACCATTGCTACAATTCCTTGCTGATCGATTGCTGCCGCATTGGTCCCGTCAATTGGCGTTTGACCTGCTCCTGTGGTTGTATTTCTGTTAAAATTAATATTATAATAGTTTCTTATGATAGATCCGCTTCCGTCATAAGAGTTCCTGTTATGTCTGTTTACATAATAATCATGTGCCTTTTCCATTGCCCAATGTACTTCTACAGCAGGTTTAGTAGCCGCTGCCGTGTAGTTGGCAGTACTGCTGGAATATTCATTAATTGTACCTGTTAAACCTGAAGCAGCATTTCCGTTACCATCCCAGCCTGTTCCGTCAAGTGTGTGCACGTTTCTTGCGTTGTCCTTCAGACGGAAAGCTCCGCTGTAAGAATCTACAGTAATTTGCTGATTTCCTTTATAATAGGTAGCACTTGTGGAAGACGTATCCAGCCAAGGGCTTACCACAGATGTAATTCTGGCTGAAGGTTTAACGGTTGAAATAGTATTAATAACAGGAGTTATATTATGATGATGAATTTTTTCTAATTTCTTTACAATCTGCTTTGTCCCGTTATCGATATAGTACATGTATCCCTGTAACGTTTTCAGAGAAAGAGCATCTATCTGGGAAACCGAATGCAGTTCTACGCCTTTACCGGCATATACTTTTGTTATTACCCGCTCAAAATCTGCAAAAGTTGTATCCTGTGTTCTCAGATCAGCATTGACAATATTTTCAACTTCTGCTTTGGTAAGAGACTGCTGAACAGCCAGGTTGATATCCGGAGTCAATTCCCCGTTTACATAGGTTACTTTTCCATCCTTTTCATGTATAAGGATTAATTCATCCGCAACTTTCACATTTTTAAAATAATGCTGAAAAACAGTATGCTTGATTCCTAATTCATCCGTTTTCGCACTAACCTGTTCGAAGGTATGGTTATCATCCGTTCCAAGCCATTTTTTTAAATTCGTCATTAGAAAATCCGTCGGAATATTCTGCCCGTTAAAGCCGGCATAAAAATTCCCCATTGCAGATGAGGTTGAAATTTTTGGCAGATTCCTGATAGAAAGCTCGGCCTCTCTATCCTGCGCTTGCACTAAAACAAGAGGGGCACATCCCAAAGATAATGTAAAAGCCAAAGCTTTAACAATTGTAGTTGTTCTTTTCATATTTTTTTGTTGATTTAGCAGTTAGTAGTAAAATGTCAAAAATGTTACAAATAGCATCACAATTCATGATAAAAAAATCAAAAACACATTATTTTTAATAAAAAAACAGGAATAATTTTTTTAAACATAACAAGCGCCAGCAGCGATCGCAACAACAAAATAGCCTTTCAAAAACTGAAAGGCTATTCTGATAATATTTTTTTACAAAAACTATTTTGGAATGTCCATGTGTGTACTTACAGCAATTCTGTTCCATGCATTGATGGTCACGATGGCCATGATGATCTGTGCAATGGCAGCCTCATCAAAATACTGTTTTGCCTTCTGGAATGTTTCTTCTGTAAGCCCTTTGTCACTAATCAGGGTAATTTCCTCCGTCATTGCCAGAAGAACCTGTTCTTCTTCTGTGAAAAAATCTTTCGCTTCTCTCCAGCCGTTAAGGATAAAAATTCTTTGAGTTGTTTCACCGTATTTAAGGGCATCCTTTGTATGCATATCAAGGCAGAAAGCACATTTGTTGATCTGCGAAGCTCTAATTTTAATAAGCTCCTTCTGGATATGGTTGAGTGAAATGGTCTGAAGATATCCTTCCAGTCCAAGCATAGCTTTGTAAGCTGCTGAATCTACGCTGGCAATATTTAATCTTGCGCTCATACTATTATTATTTATGGGTTAAATGATCTATACTAAAAAAATACTTCGGCTGAACCGCCAGTAAAAATGCTCCGGCACTTCCCGCCCAAACGGAATAATCAAGCGGTGCCTTAACTCCCAATACAATAGTCATAGACAGTGCAAATACCAGCAACAAGAAACCCGCTCCAAATGCTGCAATCCTGGTTTTCCAGCCCACGAGAAGCATTAAAAGAAAAAGGATTTCAAACAAAGTAGCAGCATAAGCCGAAACAATACTTAAAGATTCAGGAAGGAAAAAGGTGAGCTTTCTTGTATATGCCTCAAAATTTGCCCAGTTTCCCCAGGCTGAATTGGCGCCCCAGAAACCAAATCTGTCCGCGACTGCAGAAAGCATGGTTACAGCAATGGCAAGCCTTAAAAACAACTGTGGAAATTTCATATTTTTGTCTGTCATGATACTGAGTTTTAATTACATGACAAATCTCCGACTTATAACCGGTAAAAATCTTAAACTGGTTTAAGAACGTAGTTTTGCTCTGATTTCGCTCAGGTATTCCGGCGTGAGGTTTAAAAAGGAAGCTATTAAATACTGTGGAATTCTCTGGATAAACCACGGGTACAGCGTACTGAAATGTACATATAATTCTTCTCTGGACATTTCATACAAATAACGTATCCGCCTTTCGGAAGCTGCATAAGCTCTTTGATAGATCATTCTGAAGTAGCGTTCCATAACGGGATGTTTTTTTAGTAAAAGCTCCTGCTGCTGATTGTCTATCATAAGAATGGTAGAACGCTCCACCGCCTGGATACAAAAATCTGATTTGATCTGTCTTTCAAAAGCAAAAGTATCCGTGATCCACCAGTTTTCTATGGCAAATTCAGTGGTTTGTTCTGCCCCTTTTTCGTTAATAAAAAACTTTCTGAGACAGCCTACGGACACAAAATACATTGACTTACAGATCTCTCCATGAAGCATCAGGTTCTGCTTTTTCTTCACTTCCACTTCCTTAAAAAAAGAAAATATGGAAGCAAACTCTTCATCTGTAATCTTTATAAATTTATTTAAATGTACTTTGAAACTGTCCATCTTTGCAATTAAGTAACCAAACTTAACTTTATTTTTTTAGTTTTACAATGTCAAAAACATTAAAATCATGGAACTCGTTGCTAAAATTCTGATCGCTGTCGTTGCAATCGAACATATTTATATCCTGTGGATGGAGATGTTTGCCTGGGAAACCAAAGGGAAAGAGGTATTCAAAGCTGCATTACCCGCAGAAATGTTTAAACCTACGAAAGGATTGGCGGCCAACCAGGGGCTTTACAATGGTTTCTTAGCTGCGGGGCTCATCTGGTCTTTTTTAATTAAAGATCCACAATGGCAGACGAATGTTGCGCTGTTCTTTTTGGGATGTGTTGCTGTAGCCGGAATTTATGGAGCAATTTCTGCCACTAAAAAAATATTTTTCGTTCAGGCTTTGCCTGCTATCCTTGCAATTATTGCTGTTTTATTGAAGTAGCCTTATAAGCTAAATTATAAAAGAACCTCCTAAAATAATCTGAACGTCCATATTCTTTTAACTTTAATGATAAGAGAAAAATTTCCGTGAAACCGACACTTTAAAATAAGACTGAAAATCAACACTTTATAACTGGAAAAATCCATTTAATATAAAATCCGTAAATTTGCACCATCATAAAAATTGATATCCAGTTTTTTGATGCTGGCAAGCATTTTGATCAAATGTAGCCATTCAAGTTGTTCAGTACACATATCTGTAATTACCTCATCAGTAATTTTAATTGTAGAATCTATGTAAAAGACAAGCTTCTTTTACATAATACACTCTTTTTCTAGAGTATAATCTATTGAAATATTTAAAATAAACATAAGACCACAACAGGTCTTTATGCTGTTATTTTTTTGTTTAAAGCTTTTATCATTAAAGGCTTAGCAAATTATTTTATCCTATTATCAACAGCAGGGCAACTAAAGCTAAACATATGTAATGAATTGGTGTACAATTCTTTATATCAAATTATTAATTGAAAATTCTGAATATGGAAAAAAATGAAAACACTGGAAAAGTAAAACTTAAAGTGGAAGACCTAACCATCATCTTTGGTAAAAACAAAGAAAAAGCACAGGAACTTCTGGACAAAGGTTTTTCCAAAAAGGAAATTCTTGAAAAAACAGGCTGTACCATAGGAATCAACAAAGCCAGTTTTGAAATCTATGAAGGAGAATTCTTTGTCATCATGGGACTGTCGGGAAGTGGAAAATCTACCCTGCTGCGCTGTTTAAACAGATTGAATGAGCCCACTTCCGGAAAAGTATACATCAATGATGATGATATCACCGGTAAAAATAATAAAGAGCTTCTGGAAGTAAGAAGAACAGAAATGAGTATGGTATTTCAGAAATTTGGATTACTGCCCCATCATACAATTCTGGACAATGCTGGTTTCGGGCTGGAAATAAGAGGGGAAGATAAAGTTTCCCGTGATCAAAAAGCACAGAAAGCGCTGGACATCGTTGGATTAACAGGTTTTGAAAACCAATATCCTTCGCAGCTTTCAGGGGGAATGCAGCAGAGAGTAGGACTGGCAAGAGCTTTGGCTAACGATCCTGAAGTTTTGCTTATGGATGAAGCCTTCTCCGCACTGGATCCACTGATAAAATCTGAAATGCAGGACCAGATGCTTGAACTGCAGAATACACTGCAAAAAACCATAGTCTTTATTACCCACGACCTGGATGAAGCCATTAAAATCGGAGACCGTATCGTCATCATGAAAGATGGGGTCATAGAGCAGATAGGAACCGCAGAAGATATTTTAACCAATCCTGCAAGTGATTATGTAAAAGCGTTTGTAGAGAAAGTAGACCGTAAAACGATTATCACCGCAAGATCTTTAATGTTCGATAAAGCAACGGTGGTACGTTTCAGAAAAGATGGTCCTGAGGGAGCTTTAAGAAAAATGAGAACAACAGGCCTGGAAAACTTACCCGTAGTGGATTTTCAGAATAAGTTTTTAGGATTTGTAACGCTTAACGATGTCGTGCACATTGCCAAAAAGAAAGAACCTACTGTGGAATCCATTATCAATAGCAATGTTCCTTCCGTTTATCCTGAGGTGACTGTTGAAGAAATGTTACCACTGATCTCAGAAAATAAATCATCCATTGCCGTGGTAGATGAAAACAATAAATTCTTAGGTCTTATTACCCAATTATCACTCATCATAGAAGCTACTAAATTTAACGAAGAAGAGATCATAGAATTAAAAGAAATCGCAAACAATCAATAAGATGAATAAAACTATAGATATAGGCCAATATGTAGAAACTGCAATCAATTGGCTCACAGAAAACGGAAAGCCTGTATTTGATGTCATAAAACACCTGGGAAACTCCTCCATTATGGGGATTGAATGGGTTTTAACAAACACTCCTTTTTATGTAATCATTCTCTTTTTTACCCTGCTGGCATTATGGAAAGCAGGAAAAGGCATTGCTGTGGTAACGGCTGCCGGATTAAGTTTAATATTTTTAATGGGACTTTGGAAAGAAACCATGGAAACACTGGCACTTATTTTTGTCTCCACCATTACGGCTCTTATTCTGTCTATCCCTCTGGGAATTTTGGCTGCGAAAAGCAAAATAGCGGAAAAAATTATTCGCCCTTTACTGGATCTGATGCAAACCATGCCCGCATTTGTCTACCTGATTCCTGCTGTACTGTTTTTCAGTATCGGTAAAGTACCGGGTGCTTTTGCAACCATTATTTTTGCGATGCCGCCCGCGGTTCGATTAACGACTTTAGGAATTGAAGCTGTTCCGAAAGATATTGTAGAAGCAGCAAGAGCTTTCGGGGCGACCAACCGCCAGATCTTGTTCAAAGTTGAACTTCCTTTAGCCATGAAAACAATTTTAACGGGAATCAATCAAACCATATTGTTATCATTATCCATGGTCGTTATTGCAGGAATGATTGCTGCAGGCGGTTTGGGAGAGAAAGTACTGGAAGGAATTAATAACCTGGATATCGGATTAGGATTTGAAAGTGGTTTATCAGTTGTGATTTTAGCCATTATTCTGGACCGTATCACCCAGGGATTTGTAAAGAAAAAACAATAAGATGAAACGATTAAAATATCTTTTTTTCCCCGTTTTAATGCTGATATTTACAGTATTAAACTCGTGTGAAAACATAAAAAACTCTAAATACATCACCATAGGAATGGTAGACGGCTGGGCGGAAGATGTTGCGATGACACATGTTGCGAAAGCCATTCTGGACAAACAGGGATATCACGTTATTATTCAAAAAGCATCTACGGATATGATCCTGGCTTCGATGAATAATGAAGATACAGACCTTTTCATGGGAGTATGGCTTCCTTACACCCACGCAAAAAAACTGGCTAAATTTCCGGGATTGACTCATCTTGGAACCAATTATGATAACGGCCGTATAGGATTGGTTGTCCCGGAATACGTTACTGTTCATTCCATTGAGGAGCTCAATCAGCATAAGGATCAATTTAGGCACAGAATCATTGGAATTGAGAAAGGAGCCGGATTAACCACCGGAACTGATAAAGCAATTATTGATTATAAGCTTGATTACAAACAGGTCAACTCCTCTACCATTGCCATGATTACCGAATTACAAAATGCCATCCAGCGTAAAGAATGGATTGTGGTAACCGGATGGCAGCCTCACTGGATGTTTGGTAAAATGAAGCTTAAGTTTCTTGATGATCCCAAAAAGATATTTGGTGAAGCAGAGCAGATTAAAACCTATTCCAGAAAAAGTTTTGCGAAAGATCATTCGGAGCTTGCAAAATTCTTTTCTAAACTCCATTTTGATGATGAAAACATGTCTGATCTTTTAATGAAAATGGAACAGAGTAAAAACAAAGAAGCCACTGCCCAACAATGGGTGGACGACCACTCTGAACTGGTACAGTCATGGTTAGATAAAAATTAATAAACAAAATTTGGTATATTTAAAATCCTCAACTCTACATGGGTATGAGGATTTTTTATCTATATATCGGAAGAACTCATTGATTCCTTGATTTTCTCCCTATGAATAATCCCCCACTTCACGAGCGTTTCAGTAACCGGTAAAACTGATTTTCCGTATTCTGTAACCGCATACACTACTGTAATGGGTTTTGTATCCTGGATTGTTCTTGTAATGAGAAGATTGATTTCCAGCTCTTTCAATTCTTTGCTGAGCATTTTGGCAGAAATTCCATCAATGCCCCGCTGCAGTTTTTTAAAATGAATCTGCTGGTTTGTCCTGTTCGTCAGGTAACGTAAAATCATCAGCTTCCATTTCCCTCCTAAAACATCCAGACTGTCGCGCATTGCAAACAGTTCTTCCGTGCAGCTTGCTTCCCTTTCTATGCCGTTTTCAATAATTTTTGCCATAATAGTTTCATTAAGGTAACTAGTTACCAATAGTTAACTGGTAGCAAATATAAACTATTCTCACTTTACATTTGTGTATCAAATTTACTGATATGAAAGTTATTGCATTAAATAAAAACTTCCAGCTTGAAAATGCTGTATTCGAAAAACCAGTTCCAAAAGATCACGAAATTTTAATTCAGATCAAAGCGAGCGGCTTCAATCCGATTGATTATCAAATGATTGAAAACGAGCTTGAACGGAAACTGGTCAGTTCACCTGTTTTAGGCCGTGAATTTTCCGGTATTGTCGTGGAGAAAGGCGCCAACGCCCATCAGTTTAATATCGGAGATGAAGTGTTCTGTGGAAGCGGATCGATGGGAAGCAACGGTACTTATGCCGAATATATTGCCGTTCCGGAAGCTATCGTCGCATTGAAACCCAAAGGAATTACTTTTGAGCAGGCAGCAGCCATTCCCTCAGCAGGACTTACCGGACTGCAGACCTTCAACCGTTTGAAATTAAATATCGATGATACAATTTTAGTAACCGGAGCAACGGGCGGAGTCGGTTCTTTTGTGATTAAATATTTAACGGCAAATCATTTCCGAAATGTTGTGGCAACGGTCGGAAGTGAGGAAAACAGGCAGATTTTATTGAAAATTGGTTTACAAAATCATCAAATCATTAATTATAAAGAAGAAAATCTTGTTGACAATCTATTAAAAGCCAATAACAATAAACCTTTCGATTTTGGAATAGACCTTGTCGGGAATTATATGTCTGAGGTCACTGCAGATGTTTTAAAAATCAATGGAACCTACGCCGATGTTACCGCCCTTATTACAAAAGATGCTCATGAAACTCTTTTTAACAAAGGAACTGTCATTATGAATATTTCCAATTATTCCTATACCATGATTAAGGATTATCAATATTACAAAGGAAATCTGGAGGAAATTTCTAAGCTTATTGAGACCGGAATTATCAGCCCGCCTCAACACAGAACAATCGGAAATCTTTCTCTGGAAACAGTTTTGAAAGCCCACGCCATTCTTAAAAATAACCAGACCCAAGGTCACAAACTCATCATGAAGCATGAATAAAATACCCAGACGTATTGTTACAGGAATCAAAAACGGGAAATCTGTTATTATTGAAGACCAGCAGGCAGAAAACGTAGTGGAACATCTTCCGGGACTTATTATTTCAGACATCTGGAACACGCAGAAAATGCCAGCATTACTGGATGTTGAAACGAAAATTCCTAATACAGGATTTCCACAAACCCCAAAAAACGGGACTTATTTCCGTTACGTTGTCATCCCTCCCGATAAAGATCTCGGGGTGGAATTTAAAGCCGGAGAACCTCATCCCATGATGCATCAGACGCAGACTCTAGATTACATCATCATCCTTTCCGGTGAGCTTTACCTGATCATGGAAGAGGGTGAAACTTTACTTAAGCCGGGAGATATTGTCATTCAGAGAGGAACCAGTCATGCCTGGAGCAACCGCTCGGAAGAGCCGTGTATTCAGCTCGCGGTACTTATTGATGCTAATCAAGAATCAAGATAAAAGATAAAAGATAAAAGATTAAGAGATTGAGAGATGAAAAATTATCCCACTATAGAAGTATCAGGCAATTAAACAAATCTGCTCAATCTGCAAAATCTGCGAGAGAAATTATCCATCATTGCAAACCTTTAGGTGAAGCAATCTAACATTTTGAGATTGCTTCGTCACTACGCTCCTCGCAATGACATCAGAAAAATTAAAATTTTCATAAACTAAAAAACATTACAAAGCAGAAATTTCCAGAAGTTTCTGCTTCATATTTTCTAGCATCCAAAGACCTTCATGATAATATACTAACTTCTGATCCTTATCCAGAACAATCCACAAGGGATAAACAGGCTGGTCCTTATTTTTAGACAAAGCCAGTGTCAGCTCATGAATTCCGGAATTTCCATTCGGAATATAACCAAACTCTTTTCCCTGAAATTTTATTTTCTCTTTTGTTTTTTCAGCCTCAAAATTGATCAGATAATAATTTGCATTGATGATATTTGTAATTTCTTTATCATTATTTAACGCTTTTTTTTCCATTTTACAAACCGAGCACCAGTCTGTATACAAATGGATGATAACCGGTTTAGGATCTTTTTCCATTAAAGTTTCAAGATCAGAAAAAGTGCCTGTCTTCATCTGCGACAGACAAAAACAGGGCACCAACATTAAAAATAAAAAAGTTTTCATTTCAAGGTATATTTTACTCCCAGAAAACCTCGGATACTCTGCATAGGGGCATACCCGTAAGCCGTATCAAAAGTATAATGGTTTGGATTGCTTATTGGGTCATCCACATGCTTGTCAAACGGATCGAAAGGCCTCATCAAAGGATCTTTCGGCGTAAAATTGAAGAGGTTTTTAATTCCGCAATACACTTCAAAACCGGATTTGAAGCTTTTTGAAACCTGAATATTGGCCAAAGAATAAAAAGGTGAATACTCAGGACGGTAGTCGTTGGGAAGTACCGGAAGTCTCATAGGACCGTAGAACTGTCCTGTGAAATCAACACTAAGATCATTCGGGAACTTATAAGAAAGATTGTAGGTTCCACTCCACTTCGGGGCGTGTAATTGTTGTGATTTTGTATGATCTCCGTCAAATTTCTGGTAAACATCCAGATAGGTCACTCCCAGGCCGGCACTTAAAGGAAAACTGAAGCTGTAATCCACATTCAGTGAAGCGCCTCTTGAAATTCCATATCCATGGAGATTGTCATAGATAATTTTATCCGGATCGGTATCAAAGTCGCCAACAATTTTATTGCTGAAATAGGTATAAAATGCAGAAGCATCGAATTGCAGCATGCGGGTTCC
Protein-coding sequences here:
- a CDS encoding M4 family metallopeptidase, whose product is MKRTTTIVKALAFTLSLGCAPLVLVQAQDREAELSIRNLPKISTSSAMGNFYAGFNGQNIPTDFLMTNLKKWLGTDDNHTFEQVSAKTDELGIKHTVFQHYFKNVKVADELILIHEKDGKVTYVNGELTPDINLAVQQSLTKAEVENIVNADLRTQDTTFADFERVITKVYAGKGVELHSVSQIDALSLKTLQGYMYYIDNGTKQIVKKLEKIHHHNITPVINTISTVKPSARITSVVSPWLDTSSTSATYYKGNQQITVDSYSGAFRLKDNARNVHTLDGTGWDGNGNAASGLTGTINEYSSSTANYTAAATKPAVEVHWAMEKAHDYYVNRHNRNSYDGSGSIIRNYYNINFNRNTTTGAGQTPIDGTNAAAIDQQGIVAMVYGSGLYQGQAGYFGPIVGIDVAGHEYSHLMVSRTANLAYQAESGALNESFADMFGTAIEFYSNVNPNWTIAEGIPNPGLGANYFRNMANPNAGSNQIGGQQPDTYQGTNWASTAPPYNQTNDHGGVHKNSGVGNYWFYLLSQGGSGTNDNGTAFNVTGLTIQKAEKIAFRTLTTYLTANSGYINAYDQSKQAAIDLYGANSNELQQVENAWCAVGIGSCAKLLAVNETSKSELQNIKVYPNPATNGQFTIESNIKGDADYEIYDLSGKLIKPAEKLEKGINKVNGSGIQSGVYLVKINAEGNTVSKKIVIK
- a CDS encoding carboxymuconolactone decarboxylase family protein gives rise to the protein MSARLNIASVDSAAYKAMLGLEGYLQTISLNHIQKELIKIRASQINKCAFCLDMHTKDALKYGETTQRIFILNGWREAKDFFTEEEQVLLAMTEEITLISDKGLTEETFQKAKQYFDEAAIAQIIMAIVTINAWNRIAVSTHMDIPK
- a CDS encoding DoxX family membrane protein codes for the protein MTDKNMKFPQLFLRLAIAVTMLSAVADRFGFWGANSAWGNWANFEAYTRKLTFFLPESLSIVSAYAATLFEILFLLMLLVGWKTRIAAFGAGFLLLVFALSMTIVLGVKAPLDYSVWAGSAGAFLLAVQPKYFFSIDHLTHK
- a CDS encoding Crp/Fnr family transcriptional regulator, with the protein product MDSFKVHLNKFIKITDEEFASIFSFFKEVEVKKKQNLMLHGEICKSMYFVSVGCLRKFFINEKGAEQTTEFAIENWWITDTFAFERQIKSDFCIQAVERSTILMIDNQQQELLLKKHPVMERYFRMIYQRAYAASERRIRYLYEMSREELYVHFSTLYPWFIQRIPQYLIASFLNLTPEYLSEIRAKLRS
- a CDS encoding DUF1304 domain-containing protein; protein product: MELVAKILIAVVAIEHIYILWMEMFAWETKGKEVFKAALPAEMFKPTKGLAANQGLYNGFLAAGLIWSFLIKDPQWQTNVALFFLGCVAVAGIYGAISATKKIFFVQALPAILAIIAVLLK
- a CDS encoding glycine betaine/L-proline ABC transporter ATP-binding protein, translated to MEKNENTGKVKLKVEDLTIIFGKNKEKAQELLDKGFSKKEILEKTGCTIGINKASFEIYEGEFFVIMGLSGSGKSTLLRCLNRLNEPTSGKVYINDDDITGKNNKELLEVRRTEMSMVFQKFGLLPHHTILDNAGFGLEIRGEDKVSRDQKAQKALDIVGLTGFENQYPSQLSGGMQQRVGLARALANDPEVLLMDEAFSALDPLIKSEMQDQMLELQNTLQKTIVFITHDLDEAIKIGDRIVIMKDGVIEQIGTAEDILTNPASDYVKAFVEKVDRKTIITARSLMFDKATVVRFRKDGPEGALRKMRTTGLENLPVVDFQNKFLGFVTLNDVVHIAKKKEPTVESIINSNVPSVYPEVTVEEMLPLISENKSSIAVVDENNKFLGLITQLSLIIEATKFNEEEIIELKEIANNQ
- a CDS encoding proline/glycine betaine ABC transporter permease, giving the protein MNKTIDIGQYVETAINWLTENGKPVFDVIKHLGNSSIMGIEWVLTNTPFYVIILFFTLLALWKAGKGIAVVTAAGLSLIFLMGLWKETMETLALIFVSTITALILSIPLGILAAKSKIAEKIIRPLLDLMQTMPAFVYLIPAVLFFSIGKVPGAFATIIFAMPPAVRLTTLGIEAVPKDIVEAARAFGATNRQILFKVELPLAMKTILTGINQTILLSLSMVVIAGMIAAGGLGEKVLEGINNLDIGLGFESGLSVVILAIILDRITQGFVKKKQ
- a CDS encoding glycine betaine ABC transporter substrate-binding protein, with protein sequence MKRLKYLFFPVLMLIFTVLNSCENIKNSKYITIGMVDGWAEDVAMTHVAKAILDKQGYHVIIQKASTDMILASMNNEDTDLFMGVWLPYTHAKKLAKFPGLTHLGTNYDNGRIGLVVPEYVTVHSIEELNQHKDQFRHRIIGIEKGAGLTTGTDKAIIDYKLDYKQVNSSTIAMITELQNAIQRKEWIVVTGWQPHWMFGKMKLKFLDDPKKIFGEAEQIKTYSRKSFAKDHSELAKFFSKLHFDDENMSDLLMKMEQSKNKEATAQQWVDDHSELVQSWLDKN
- a CDS encoding winged helix-turn-helix transcriptional regulator, with amino-acid sequence MAKIIENGIEREASCTEELFAMRDSLDVLGGKWKLMILRYLTNRTNQQIHFKKLQRGIDGISAKMLSKELKELEINLLITRTIQDTKPITVVYAVTEYGKSVLPVTETLVKWGIIHREKIKESMSSSDI
- a CDS encoding NADP-dependent oxidoreductase, encoding MKVIALNKNFQLENAVFEKPVPKDHEILIQIKASGFNPIDYQMIENELERKLVSSPVLGREFSGIVVEKGANAHQFNIGDEVFCGSGSMGSNGTYAEYIAVPEAIVALKPKGITFEQAAAIPSAGLTGLQTFNRLKLNIDDTILVTGATGGVGSFVIKYLTANHFRNVVATVGSEENRQILLKIGLQNHQIINYKEENLVDNLLKANNNKPFDFGIDLVGNYMSEVTADVLKINGTYADVTALITKDAHETLFNKGTVIMNISNYSYTMIKDYQYYKGNLEEISKLIETGIISPPQHRTIGNLSLETVLKAHAILKNNQTQGHKLIMKHE
- a CDS encoding cupin domain-containing protein, with the protein product MNKIPRRIVTGIKNGKSVIIEDQQAENVVEHLPGLIISDIWNTQKMPALLDVETKIPNTGFPQTPKNGTYFRYVVIPPDKDLGVEFKAGEPHPMMHQTQTLDYIIILSGELYLIMEEGETLLKPGDIVIQRGTSHAWSNRSEEPCIQLAVLIDANQESR
- a CDS encoding thioredoxin fold domain-containing protein, with the protein product MKTFLFLMLVPCFCLSQMKTGTFSDLETLMEKDPKPVIIHLYTDWCSVCKMEKKALNNDKEITNIINANYYLINFEAEKTKEKIKFQGKEFGYIPNGNSGIHELTLALSKNKDQPVYPLWIVLDKDQKLVYYHEGLWMLENMKQKLLEISAL